tagaggcagtttttgaGAAATTCGCAACCGTAGACATTGTATAGGTAACTAAAATTGTAGCGAAGGAACTGAAAGCATAGAGGACTTATATGGCGACGTTTATTACATAATAATAGATGCCataggtgttgggttttataccctaaataaaactctttacaatctgatcagttatcaatataagaaatttgaagtgattgatgtttgcatgaattttacatgctaacgGTTTAATATGTCTATTActattatacacaaaatcagttaaatccagatcatatgtttattcacaattatagtatcgtcaacacagtggaatgtgattgtgatcatatgaatcaaaagacttggtccctatttcatcagtgttattggatttacactaatgtgataatcagcgatgatgtgtacttacacttggagtaagtgttatgttctttccaggacattagtaaagtatactagtttcgaatgtatggagtatacattggactggaccgatattgcaactaagttaagatattacaaacttaccgttatatatatatatctttccaagtcaatatcagtagttgatcttaagattaaaagaatctaaatcctgatatgcttaggctcaactcaggagtgctattcatgttctttgatttattagttaagcctacttttaggtcagggtgatacgtatattttgggaacatgatagtatgattgagtgggagtgctgaacataaatatggaatctatagcttctactggtgtatagaagtcaagtgatgaagtgatgattcccttcgagcttagcaaatagaagtaaatggatgagctcttgtttaactgactaattattagatcactaaacaccatttacaggtagctaagtgttttaaggggcaaaatacattgaggggtgagaacggtaaagaaatcccatctcgatgtagatcatctatatagaggatcttttaatcacaataacattataacaatggttaaatgagatagcatattgatatcgtgaaacatataatatgctctatataagtctgagagtgcaattctaagttctaagagtggattcaacgaagaattaataagtaggaatttacttggtaaatttggttcacttattagaagctcagcatatagatccatggtccccattctagttgagaacattctgcttgtaagactcattaattgattcgtgattgatcaattataattctaaacttagactatgtctaattttatgaattttcactaagcaggggtaaaattgtaaagaaaagagattctaggtttatttatttattaatggactttatatgtctagttaataattaaattaaatgacaatattatttaataatctattttagttattaaataattagttttgacatttaaatggttagaattggaaaattggcgattttgagaaaatagaaataaaatttgttaaaattgtaaaatcaagtggggcccattaactacaccatggccgaccacttattgtgggatttcaaattaatatttttattattttaatgccaaataattcctaacctaaacctaagttgcctataaatagaaagtgatggctcagtcaaatcataagttttcacaagcctttctgacagaaatttctctcttcagaaaactaagccttccccactttATATACCTGGCAGAAATCatccttctcttttctcttcatcaatttcgtgaccctagtgaaagagtgagtgcccacacacagcaagcagtaactcaatcatagattggaagactgtgaaggatcaaacttgaagaagaaggacattcgggctcagatcttgattatactctgctacagaaaggatacaagggttagagatctgagtggaaggagacattaattctgctgcatcaatgtaaggttttcttaactttatatgtgtttaatttatcgttttagaaagttcatatttagggtgttaaataacatacttgtgtgtagatctaagatcctggtaaaataaattccaacaataggGGCTTCGCTCACGCATAAAAAAAACCCCTACGACttctattattataaaataaccggAGTCATATAGATTATATATACAAGTTTAGTTATTGAATAACCGAAGTTGTATGgcttcaatttatttatttgttaatttttttaatgtaattttgatataaaatctatttttttttttttttggaaatatatGTTATACCCATTTTTAGactatttaatgaaaaattcaaattgaATGCCAAGTgacataaataataaatctcGTAATAAATACATTGTGGGACTGGTTGAAAAAAACTCAAGACTCAACCTGTGAGGTGATCTCATCTAAATAAGGATCAAAAGGTTCATGAAGTGAGGTATTTCAACATTGTCGGGATGTTATTTCAATAAACATTCAACATCTTGCAACAAGAACCTTATAGCTGGTCGTAATATAAGGACATTGTAGCTGCTTGTAATATACAAGGATCTTGTAGCTACTCATAATACAAAGATCTTATAGTTGCTTGTAATACAAAGATCTTGTAGTTGCTCGAAATACAAAGATCTTGCATCTCCTTGTAATGCACCATCATCAATGCATTGCCTCGTATTACACAGTAGCATTGCATCTCCTCGTATTACGTACACACTCAGCAATGCATTACCTCGTATTGGCTCCTCATATTACATAGCACAAATGTATTTTCTCGTAATACACACTTAACAATACATTGCCTCGTATTACACCAATAGTGATGCATCACCTCGTATTACACCAGCAGAGATGAATCACGTAATACAAAACAGTGATGAATCATTTCGTAATACAAAACAGTGATGCGCATCTCCTGGTAATACATGCACAACAATGCATCTCCTCGTATTACACACTCAGTGATGAATCACCTCGTATTAAATATACAACAATGCATCTACTCAAAAATAACATGGTCTGACCAAGTCAAAGACCActtctttatattttaaatataaacaattatttatacttatctaaatatttgattatataaCTTTTCATTAAGATAAGATTAAGTAACCACCATCCCATtcttataaataggggttcactaAAAGGGAAATAGGGGGAGACAATTATGATTTATAGAAACTTTGCCAAATTATAAACACAGCCAAAactcaaaaataatattgactCGTGAAGTATATTGATTTAACTACAAAACTATGTAAAAATATAtggtgtttatttattattttcgtcTCTTCTTTACTTgaatttattcttgaattaacaatctttttagattaatttgacaaaaaatcgcatcaacaatatataattttatttttaataatacgtttaaattaagtataaatttttcataataagcataagtaaaaattaaaataacaagcTAAATAAGTATACATCTACATTACTTTAAGTATATCTATTACACTAATattctaaaattactctaattgtTTAAGAGTTGTCTAAAAAAAGATATTCTTATATAAATGTTCTAATCATCGTAAATAACCTCAATCAATCTTGGTGTAACGGTAACAAGTCATTTTTTTATCGTTTTGCAACTACCAAACATTAAAAAGAACaagtaaatatttattagtatgtatatattacataattgattaatataataaatacttaCTTTTTTGCTATCTATGAATTTGCCAGTATTTATAGATTTTATGATGTCATGGATGTATTTCAAGACCTTAAAACTACATTCTTGATTTTTTGGCTGTGCGGGCAAACTGCTTTTACTATTTTTGGATATGGTCCAAGGAACTtattaaacccaaaaattaGCAGGGCCAACTCCCAAGATCAGCCGACAATTAACCAGAATATCAATGGGTACACACCCCAAAGATCCATCTGAATGTATGGTTACGAATGTCGTGCGAGCCAGTCAGCATAAAGTCTACTCAACCACCATGCATGGAAGCCACTCGACCACCATGCATGGTAAGCCACTTGGTTTCCATGTTGGGCAACCTACTCGCCCACCATGCTTTGTAGGCCCCTTGGCCACCATGCATGGAAGCCACTCAGCCACCATGCTTGGTAGGTACCGGCCACCATGTATGGAAGCCACTCGACTGTAATGTTTGGTAGGCCACCAGACCACCATGCAGGGAAGTCACTCAACCGCCATGCTTGGCAAGTCACTCAGCCACCATGTACGGAAGTCACTCGGCCACCATGCATGGAGGCCACTCAGCCACCATGCATGGAGGCCACTTGGTCATCATGCACCTTAAGTTTCTCAGCAATGCTCTTCTCAATGACACATCCATACGTAATGAAATCTTACTAAGTGTTGAGGACAAAGAAAAttgttctttatttattctttaaacGTTTATTCTGATTTAATGTTGTCATTTATTGTGAAACAGTTCTAAAACCGATTAGTTATGTAAATCCTAATGGTCACTTGCTTTCTATATGAAGGAGTGATCTGAAGTAAataaagtaagctaaaatatttaCAACAGTGAACTAagaagtaagctaaaatatttaCAACAGTGAACTAAGAAAATTGAGCTCTTACTGAACCACTATACATTTGGTgtattcttgttattttttgcTTTTTGTTCTATTTGTTAGTAGCCAATTCTTTGAGTACTGATTACGAAAATTTCACTTATGCATACAATATTccagaatttcagttcaattaTGCCCTTGACACActtcaatttaattttattcagCTCATGAAACCATAGAACGTGATTAACTAGCAATTGAAAAactttatgcatgccaattacaaccatcaatccactaacccaaaattctatatgcttgcaatacttaATATTCTCCACTAATATTTAAATCAATGCACAACCAAGAATCAGgaggtctttctaggcttgtagTGTTAGGCTTAGGTAAAAGTAGTTAaaatggtcatttaggcttgtctataccataagcttctccaatTATGTCAtccaaatatattattttttttttcacacacaAACCCAAAATTCCCCTTTTCAACatgagagaattttttttttcaacaagattgcaacaactatatatttttttttcttgaattcgACACTGGTTGTCAtatttttctatcttttatcttttttttttttttttcaagttgttgccatttaattttttttcatcttctctcaattttcacagTTATTCCCACACACACAAAACAAAATTTCCATCCAAATTTCCCACAAACTAAAGGTCTACTTATGGTATACTTAGGGTTAAATTTTGGATATTCAGGGTTTATCTTTTCTAGGCTCAAAATATGAAGAAACAAAGAATAAGTTAAGGCTCAAAAGGGATAATTAGGATAAAATTACAGGGATGACTTGAAAGGTacaatcgatccaaaaaaaatgcctaaatcactttcttaatcatgcataatttattatttcgcctcaaatagcaaacaattgcaagcaagttctagaatttttCAAACAACTTTCCACAGTTCACAATTAGCATACACAAACTAATTCAATTACTAAATAATTACCTAATATGATTTCATGTTCTTTTAAAGCACCAAATTGAAATTAGTCAAGAATGTAATATCACCAAGCACACagatttttcgaaaaaaaaatgaattttttaagtcaTGTTGTCTACCTACTTTCAAATTGACTCATAATAAGTAAAttgactcaaaacaataaaatctaaaactaagaaaaaattaaaaaaaaaattgaaagacttaaaaaaaaattaaaaatttaagttCACCCCTTAAACTAAAGTGACATATTGttcccaatgtgacattaaagagcGAAAAAAAGGAACTTACTTGAGCGctacatcaaaaaaaaaaaaaattggccataactctctcgatattgctcggaattggacgattcaagatgttcctctaagataaaagagagatctagaatttttatgttttgattttctCCAAAATCTGATCATATCATAGTCAAATTTACGCTTGAagtttcagatttttttttttttgcacaattttttctattttatagttcATCTTTTTTGTGAGAtctctttttatcttttttccatcttatttatttgatattttctaatctttttctattttaaatctgtaaaaataaaagataaaaaatataaaattgatccaaacaagagtagaactaaattaaaaaatactaaaaattaacttaaaaataatactaaaaataacctaataaTACTTGCTACTCTAAGTGAGTACTTACAAGTTTTATCCGAGTGTTCTTAATAACATTAAATACTCACACAAATTTTGGTGTCCAAATTCCTCCAACAAGATATAGAAAGCTCATTCTactaaaataacattttgttattttaaaatgcaaccaaataaagaaatgaaattaattttttttttttttttcattttattctatttcattacatTCAATCAAACAGAAACTTAGGCACAAATATCAACAATTGCACTGATGAAGGTTTTTGTTATTTAGTGTTAGGTAGTTAAAGTTTTGTGATCAAATCATCTTACCCAACGGTATTAGATTCTTGCAACCTTAgttaataattagtaatttctGGCCTAATCAATAAGCTGATTACTCTTGGGCGCGTTTccaaaaattaataatcaataaaacagaaaaaaaatattcgtTAACTTTTATTGGATTTGCTTAAAGTACAAGCTAACCTTTTCTTCTCGCAAatgtaaattaataataataaaaaaaagagattttaATGACATTGagatgtgtatttttttttaattattattattggaggAAAGAGATACATGGGGGATTTATTGATAGATTATCTATCCACTACATGTGGAATTAAACTGCAGTTACGTTAAGTCTGACTCCGAAAGTGCAATGGTTAGGAAAAGTGCAAATGAAGTAGTTTTTCCCCTTTACAAGCTTGATCTGATCATTTCCACTTGAATACACCTTTGCCCCAACTCCAGCTGTGCAATTCCGATAACCAGCCTTTGTAACACGCACCACGTTATGATGACCTGCCTCGTATTTGAACACTACGTACATTcgcaaaaacaaaacaaaggaTTAATTCATATATATGTCTATACTTCCACCAAAAACATGTTATGACTACAAAATGAATGAAATGTTTAgacttttcttttttgtttctgCTCTTATATACTCctgtaaaagaaaaaagaaggtgaacaaaatgcattttttttaaataatttttttccggTGAATCACTTTATGAATTAACTCTAGTACTTTTTAAAAGATTTAAGAAAAAGATAATTAAACTAGTATGTTTTATGGAATCAGAcactgttatatatatatttacaaataaAGTTAGCTAGAcaatctttcaaaaaaaataaaagaaagctAGCTGACAATCCTCTCATTTTTAAGGGTGTGCCTATTAGAGAACATTCTCCCATATAAATTAAATGTGAAAGTATCGAGTATGGCCTAGTTTGTCATTTTTGTAGGATATC
This Cannabis sativa cultivar Pink pepper isolate KNU-18-1 chromosome 6, ASM2916894v1, whole genome shotgun sequence DNA region includes the following protein-coding sequences:
- the LOC115695679 gene encoding basic blue protein, whose translation is MGGVNRGMATEAFVLMMLLIGHSVVLTSATKYVVGSSTGGWTFGAGCNWPSNGKLFKANDTLVFKYEAGHHNVVRVTKAGYRNCTAGVGAKVYSSGNDQIKLVKGKNYFICTFPNHCTFGVRLNVTAV